The sequence below is a genomic window from Cryptomeria japonica unplaced genomic scaffold, Sugi_1.0 HiC_scaffold_221, whole genome shotgun sequence.
ATTTTGTCTCCAAGACCAAAAATTTTGgaagttaaaaacaaaaattaatTGTGTTCTTTTCTTTTTGTTGGTTGGTActcatagtttgatttttgatccATCTTACAAAACTTCTGAGTCTCCTCAACTATTGAACGTTCGATTTTGTGACCTGAAGagataaaaatttgaaaatgagtgaaggCCAAAATGTAAAGTCAAGACCACAAATTAATGTGCTTGGCTGCAAAAGATAATTAGATGAAATACCTGAGTAGATTTGTCGTCTGATTTTAATGTCTTGAAAGGTGTATCAAAGTATGCTAAGATGGAAGAATTGGTACATGAATtaagacaaataattaaaaataagtgACTTCAATAATGGGAAGAAAGCAGAATTTAGAGTGTTTACATGCAGAATTGATAGTGAAAGTAAAGATGTAGAGATTTTCCTTTGTTTTACTCGGATCTTATGGCAGTGTTAGATTTGTCAAATTGGATTTCAACCATATGAAGGTATACATGCTAGATGGACTGATTACAATATCCATTGACATAGGGCCAACTCTACTGTGATGTCAGCACAAGGAGCTTTGCCCTTCCAATATGAAAATTCTTTCTTTTCTGCTACTTTTTTCTTCTTCTGCGGTGCATATAAAATCTCCCTCACCAGACATAATGAACTAAGCTGAAATTAACATTTCATTACTTGATTCAAAAAATGCTTCTATTTTGGCAGATCAAAAATAGGTCTTCCATTCTATTTGGGCAAATGTAGCAGATCGATTACTTGAACTGTGTGCCGCTTCTTGGTTgcacaaacaaaaaaatcattatctTAGCTAAGTACTACATAATTTAAGTGTTTCAGACATAGCAAAAAACAAGAACCAGTTTCTGGTTGTCGATACCCTTGTTGCACCCTTTTGTTAGATGCTTCCATCTTCTCTCTTAAAAAAGTAAAAGTTATGTTCATGTCAACCCACTTAAGTAAAACAAGACTAAATTCATAAAACAAATTTACAATGTGAAGTAGCATCAGCTCATTTTCCAAAGGGAAAAATCTCACACCCCAATTGAAACATCTTACGTTGATAAGGTGAAAATAACAGTAGAGGTATGTGGTTAGTGATAGTTTTTGGTCGAATGTGAGATGAATCACATCTATTGTACTCTCCGGTTTCAATGTAATAAAATTTGGAGATCTTGACAATGCTACTGATTTTTTCAGGTCTTTCAAAGAGTGATTCAATGTTTCACTTTTTCCACTCTTTTATTAAGGAACATCCATTCCATAAAAATCTTCATATCCTCAAGATGGGAATTGGAGGAAATGATCAATTAATTCATTTTCACATCTACAATAACTGAAACTTCCTACAATAACTGAAACTTCCTATATGCCATTGTAGCATAACACATGAAAAACTCAGAAGTAATCACAAACTGCCAAATTTGTTGTGTGTTATTTCCTGAGTAGTAAAAATAATGGTTCTGATATTCTTTTATATAACCAATCTATTTTTTGAGCTCATTTTTGCAGCAAGGCCAAAAAACATAGACAATAGGTAGAGTGAATAATTTTGTTTTAAAGCATTAGGGTATTCAAAATTTTGTTTTAAAGATTTGCACAATTACCCAAAATCAAACCCCACTTAACATGATAACGTTGTGATCCTCCTATTTTCACTGCACAAAACATATTTTTGTTATTATTAAAGTTCATGAAGTTAATCTTTAATAATACTATGTAATCTGAGACAAAAAGATAACGTTGTGCTCCTGATTTTGGAACCATCCCTTTATTTGGCACTAAAGTCATAGCAATAAGTTAAAAAATGGGTATTGGTTTTCTAAAATACAGTTAAGTATGGACAAAATTGGAGTTATCACTTTTGGTAGAACAGGGGCAACTCTGCAAGGTTATATCATGTAGTTTCCTTAAACTATGTATACCATTATTCTGTGATAACAATTCTATATTAATGTCAATGGAGAGTCAACAAGACtacaaatgaaaaaaataaagtATGGAAACTTAGAAGCAAGCCTATTATTCTAGGTTTTGCTGACTATTATGCTCGGCCATATACATAATCATTATAATCTTTAAGATTTCAGCAGCTAGAGTAGATAGAGAGAATTTTCAGTTGTAGAGGAACTTGCACGAGTTCTCTTAATGGATTCTAAGCAGTGGATAAGGTCTCAATCAGGTTTGGAATTTGATTGTCACCCCTACCTCTCATATGAAAATTTCATGACAGTGTTCTAACCTATATTCAAAAAAGAAACTACGCCTTATTCTAGCCACATAGACCAAAGGATGATCATTTTTGTTTCCATTAGACTGAGTCGACTACTGCCAATGAGCTGAGCTGTCTAAATGACCTTACAAGAAGTATTTAGAGCTCAAAATACAAATTTCTACATATAAACGAAATGATGTTTTCATTTGATAGTTATTACGTGAAAAAAAATCTTAGTCGGACAAAGATTTGTTTGATCTATGGCTTAAACAAAGACTCTAATGCCTAATTTCTTATGAGACCATAATTGATCCTTGGATCTTCCATGGAAAGCATAACCCTCTTACAAGAAATCAGATAAGACCACGTCCTAAGCTTGTAATTCTCCTGCAATCCCTGTATAAATAGATGGTTGACCTAGATTATAAACCCCGAAGTTCAAACAATCTAATACCCTATAGATTTCTCAATTTGTTAGGTTTATACCAATTCACTGCTAATCAGACATTGTAATAAGCCACTCAAAATTAATTCATGAGGCATGCCAACATCCCAACTTCAATCCAACATCTAGATTCTTAAATAGGGCTAAATGTTTTCCTTAAGAAGACATGAGTGAGTTACCGTTAATTCTGAAAGTGTAAGGAAGATTCATGTTGTTTGTTGACTCCATTAAATCCATGTTCTGAACAAAAGCATTGTATCGCTACACAAGCTCGCTGATCGAACTGTACTTCTTGTCATAACTGCACAAAAAGATCTAATCCAAAATATTGTTAAATAACCAAATCAAATACAATTAATTTAGCTATGCAGACAATGATTGAGACAATTGGgcaaaagaaaatgaaatcgaATTAAACACCCACATAACTATAAGTTTGATTGACAGAACTAATCATACGAAAAGACATCCAAACCAAATACCCAAGATAGATTATTAAATAGGGAATAGGAAAATGCGACCAAATCAAATACCCACAAACCTATAAGTTTGAAAGCTCTAAATTGAGCACAAGAAAAACTAACCAAGTAAACACCCACAAGATTATAGTTTTGATTGATAGGTATAATTGGCCATAGAAAAATGTAAACCAGAGAGAAAACTCTGCAAACTATAAAGCTTTGGGGGAGGTTCACAacagcttaaatgcatcatttccCAGTTCACTAAATTTATCAGTGACCATGTCAATATAATCGCTACCATCGAAGGCAGTTACAGCAACAGTGAAATAATACTATGAAGATACAAGTGATATTGTGGTTTCGGAAAGCTTCGACAATCCAACGAATATGTTGCTACCTGCAATGAAGATCAGTTATGAAAAACTTCTCACTTCGTAAACCCTAACAAACCCACCACCTAAGATTTTAGTCTACAGTTAAATTTGGAGGAAAATGACACCAAATATTGCTACAAATTAACTATTGAGTGCTGCAAAAAATTACATAAGACAGAAAAAAGATTACAGTTGGGTTAAAAGTTTCCAGAAATCTTTCCcaaagcagatctggggtttttccTCTCATCCTTCTTTCTTTCCAAACCTGCACCCAAAAAAAGCCACCGAAGCACTGAGCTTGTTTAATTTACCATTCGTCACTTCTCCAAGATTCGTGCAAAATCTAAGCCAAACAATCAAGAAGCCACCTGCCGCTCACCGGGAAAAGTGACTGGTCACCGAAAAGCAACAATTGCCGGATTGTCTTACACTTCGACGAGCAAAAagcccccactaaaagcctatctgcttaattaattagaagaagaagaaataaatatACAGAAAAAAAGATCAATGGTAtaataaataaaacattcaatGCCATTATTAAATTGACAGATGGTATTTGTGAAACCTTTGGAACGCTACGCAAGAGGAAAACATTACCCACAACTTTTGTTTTTGGCTTCAATACAGTTAGGCGACCATTGAATTTGATGGCCTCTTGGAGGTGACGCTGCTCTGTCAAGGGGAAGCTCTCTTGGAACTCACGCTATCCTTTCAAGGGACTTCATGGGAAATATATTCTTAAGCCTGCTTTTTACAGGTACCCTGTTTATTCAACTGAACAGTAATAGTGGTGCTCGAGATACTCTTTCGCTGGGTGCCTCGCTTACTGGAAAGCAGACAATCATTTCAAAGAATGGCACATTTGAGTTGGGATTCTTCAGCCCAAATGGAAGCAAATGGTATATTGGCATCTGGTATGCCAAAATTCCAGAGAAGACGTATGTTTGGGTGGCCAACAGGGAGACTCCAGCGAGAAACCGGTCAGGCGTTTTGAAGCTGTCACGAGAAGGTAATCTGGTATTGTTCGATGCAGAGGGCGCATCTCTTTGGTCAGTCAACACAACAAACAAGGCCTTCCGAGCTGTGATATTGGATTCTGGTAATTTTCTAATTCTGACCGATGGCAATAAATCTGAAACTGTTTGGCAGAGTTTCGAGAATCCTGTAGATACCTTGTTGCCCGGGATGAGGTTCGGTGGACAGCAAAAGTTAGTCTCTTGGAAAAGCTCATTGGATCCTGCTCCTGGGCTTTTTGCCCTACACATGGATCCGTCTGGTGCAAAACAATTTGTTCTGACATGGAACAATTCTGTACACTATTGGACGACTGGAACTTGGGACGGCAAAATTTTCAGTGGAATTCCAGAAATTGCAGACAAACAACTTTTCAATGTCAGCGTTGAAGGTGATAGCTCTGGTTTGTATTTCACTTATATGTTGGTTCCTAACTTCAATGCTCTCGCACGCTTCGTCCTGACTAAGTTCGGACAAGGGCAACAATCTTCATTCGAAAGCACGGGTTGGAGCATGTTCTGGTCTGTGCCCAGAGATGCATGCGACGTATATGGTACCTGTGGTGCGTACGCAGCCTGTGACTCCAGAAATCTTCCGCTCTGCAGCTGCGATGAAGGCTTCAAACCCACAGACGATCGCGCCTGGCTTTCGCAAGATTGGGCGTCCAGTGGCTGTGTTCGGCAGAGCCCGTTAAACTGCAGCACTGACCGATTCATCGACAATAGTGTAACTTTGCCTGATGAGGGTTCCTCATACGCTGCATCCACAAAGAAAGATTGCCAGGAAGCCTGCCTCCGCAGCTGTTCGTGCACCGCGTTTGCTTTCAATCCGTCTTCAGGGGCGTGCCAAGTCTGGTCTGGAGATTTGCTAAACATGCGCAACTCTACTCCATCAAAAATCAATTCAAATGTCTTCATTAGAGTAGGTGCTTCTCAACTTTCAATGAAAAGCAAAACCACAAGTATTGTAGGCGTCGTGCTGGGTATCGTTGGTGCACTCACCGTTGCCCTGGGTATCTGTTCAGTTTTAATTTGGCGGAGGCATCAGCAGCGGTCGATGGACAGGCCTGCAGATTCCTCGGACTCTTTTCTGAGAATGTTTAGTTACAAGGAGTTGAAAATTGCAACAAGGAATTTCAGGTCTAAGTTGGGGAGCGGAGGATCCGGCTCAGTGTTCAAAGGATCTCTACAAGACGGTACGCTTGTGGCCGTTAAAAAAATGCAGGGGTCAAGGCAAGATGAGAAACAATTTCGGGCGGAAATCAGTTCTCTGGGAAACATACAACATGTGAATTTGGTCAGGCTGCGAGGGTTTTGTGCACAAGGATCAAAACGGTTACTGATTTATGATTACATGCCCAACGGATCTCTCAATTCCCTCCTGTTCACAAGTAATTCCACGAGTAAGAAAAAGGTACTCGACTGGAAGACCCGATTTGAGATTGCATTAGGCACCGCCAGAGGGTTACTCTACCTCCACGAGGAATGCAGAGGTTGCATCATTCACAGCGATGTGAAGCCCGAAAACATTCTGCTGGACGGTGATTTATCACCGAAGTTGGCCGACTTTGGGTTGGCAAAGCTTATGGGTAGAGATTTAAGCCGCGTTCTAACCACTACAAGAGGAACGAGAGGTTACTTGGCTCCAGAATGGATCTCTGGTCTTCCCATCACTCCCAAAGTTGATGTCTACAGTTTTGGTATGACACTCTTGGAAATTATTTCTGGGCGAAGAAATCTAGACTTAACCGTGCAAGATTCAAGTTTGTATTATTTTCCCCCGTTTGCTGCAACTCAAATTCAACAGGGGAAGACGATTAATATTGTGGAGGAGGGTATTGCAGAGGCGGCAGACATGGAAGAGGTGGGAAGATCATGTGTTGTAGCATTGTTATGCATTCAAGAGGATGACGAAGTGAGGCCCAGTATGAGACAAGTGGTGCAAATGCTGGAAGGGAAGATGGAGCCTCGAACTCCACATGTTCCAAGCTCTCCTCTGACGGACAACGATGGAGACCAAAGCAATAGTAACAGCTATAGTGACTGAAATGTTACTAGTTAGAATAATGTAGAGGTATGCTATTTAAGCTTAAACTTTAGTTGCTAGGTAAATTCAATTTTGAGTAGTCAATAAATTTATGTAAGTCATCATTTTATTTATGTTCCATATCTAAGAAACAATCATAATATTTTGtatcttatattttatttaagaattaattttcaaaataatattattattataatgtttatgtttataattaaaaattatcatcattttattttattttttaaaggtaAATGTATCTCGTGAGAGTTATAAATTAGTGAGGTTCTAAATGGGTTTCTTCATTGTCATTAGAGAAATCAATAATAAAAACACAATAGAGTTTGATTCTTGGTGGCAAATAAATTTAATTTGTATttgaattttatatttaatttaaaacttatttttctaaataatatcattaatataatttttattattaatttttattttttttaaggtaAATGGTTTGTGTGAGAGTTATAAATTGGCGAGGTTACAAATGGAGTACCACATCTTTATATGAGAACTCAACAATAACATCACAATGGTGTTTGAATCTTGGTGGCAAGATTTAAAAAACCTCTATTTAACCATCATAATTTATGTGTTTTTAAAATATGTCTATTTAATTGTCACACTGAAAAAGTgttataaataatgcaaaaatatctCATGTGGTAAAtatgtttaaatatttattttataaaatatattgCTAACATGTAATTATAAAACTAACACAACTAACATATATGATCCTTTACTATTAACAAGTTAACCAAATTGACGGTGTGCGAAAGAGGAGGAAGGAGTGGTAGGGTTTTGGATGTTGTAGAGGAAGCAGATGAAGATGGCGATGGTGACCCAAATGGGATTGGGTCTATTGCCCGGTTGGTTTTGGGACTTTGCTTTGCCttgtgtttctccttggggtttgTGGAGGATGTGTCTTCTAGAGTTTCCTTCTCTCATTGGTGTTTTCCTCTCAACCTGCTTGAGGGAATTGATCCTTGTTGGCCCCTTATTAGGTTGGTGCAGGAATAGCAGTTTTCTTGCTCTACTATTGTCCCCCTTTGGATCAATAAGGGTTTTTGTCTTTTTGGTTTTGTCTCTGGCCTTTGCCATTTTCTCTTGGTGTACTTGGCTCTTGGAGCCCCACCCTCTGTTGGGTACTTCCCTTTGGGTCTATGCCTACCCTCTTCTAGTGATCTATGGTGTTGTTGGGGTTCTTTGTAGGGAGTTCTTTCTATAATTGGGGTTGTGTCCCCTCTCTTTTGTTCCCCTCCAGTTTCGTTTGGATTTCATTTGTGTTGAGTTATATAGAGGGTGTCTCTAGTCGTAGTGTGCAAGGATCCTTTGCCCCTTGGTCACTTGGTGCTCCTATTGGTAGCGATTGTTGTTTATGTTGGGCTGGTGG
It includes:
- the LOC131061770 gene encoding G-type lectin S-receptor-like serine/threonine-protein kinase At2g19130; this encodes MGNIFLSLLFTGTLFIQLNSNSGARDTLSLGASLTGKQTIISKNGTFELGFFSPNGSKWYIGIWYAKIPEKTYVWVANRETPARNRSGVLKLSREGNLVLFDAEGASLWSVNTTNKAFRAVILDSGNFLILTDGNKSETVWQSFENPVDTLLPGMRFGGQQKLVSWKSSLDPAPGLFALHMDPSGAKQFVLTWNNSVHYWTTGTWDGKIFSGIPEIADKQLFNVSVEGDSSGLYFTYMLVPNFNALARFVLTKFGQGQQSSFESTGWSMFWSVPRDACDVYGTCGAYAACDSRNLPLCSCDEGFKPTDDRAWLSQDWASSGCVRQSPLNCSTDRFIDNSVTLPDEGSSYAASTKKDCQEACLRSCSCTAFAFNPSSGACQVWSGDLLNMRNSTPSKINSNVFIRVGASQLSMKSKTTSIVGVVLGIVGALTVALGICSVLIWRRHQQRSMDRPADSSDSFLRMFSYKELKIATRNFRSKLGSGGSGSVFKGSLQDGTLVAVKKMQGSRQDEKQFRAEISSLGNIQHVNLVRLRGFCAQGSKRLLIYDYMPNGSLNSLLFTSNSTSKKKVLDWKTRFEIALGTARGLLYLHEECRGCIIHSDVKPENILLDGDLSPKLADFGLAKLMGRDLSRVLTTTRGTRGYLAPEWISGLPITPKVDVYSFGMTLLEIISGRRNLDLTVQDSSLYYFPPFAATQIQQGKTINIVEEGIAEAADMEEVGRSCVVALLCIQEDDEVRPSMRQVVQMLEGKMEPRTPHVPSSPLTDNDGDQSNSNSYSD